The segment GAGACGGCGCGTACACGCTGCTTGAGCTGCCGGAGCGCGTGGCGCGCAAGGCGGGCAGCTTCGTCGCACAGGCGATCCCGCTGCCGCCGGTCCAGATCGTCGATATGCGCGTGGAGCTTCAGCAGGGCAATCGCTCGATCTTCAGCCGATCGCTGCGGCGGGCGCTCGCGCAGGTGCTAGCACAGCGGCAGCAGGCGTTGCTCTTTCTCAACCGGCGCGGCACGGCGGCGTTCGTGATGTGCCGCGACTGTGGCTATGTGGTCGGGTGTCCGCGCTGCTCAGGGCCGCTGACGGTGCATCGGGTGGGCGACGACGCGCAGCCGGGGGCGACCGACGGCTTCGATCTGCTGCGCTGCCATACCTGCGGCCATCGAGAGCTCGCGCCGGGCGTGTGTCCGCAGTGCTGGAGCGCGCGCATCCGGCATTTCGGCGTCGGGACGCAGCGGGTGGTCGTCGAGGTGGAGACGCTCTTTCCTGAGGCGCGCGTGCTGCGCTGGGATCGCGATGTGACGGGACGCAAAGGCGCGCACGATCGGCTGCTTCAGATGTTTCTGAACCACGAGGCCGATGTCGTCGTCGGCACGCAGATGATCGCCAAGGGCCTGGATCTGCCGCTGGTGACGCTGGTGGGCGTTGTCTCGGCGGATACCGGCCTGCACATGCCGGATTTCCGGGCGGGCGAGCGCGCGTTTCAGCTTATGGCCCAGGTGGCGGGCCGCGCCGGACGGCGCGATCTCGGCGGTCAGGTGATCATCCAGAGCTACACGCCTGAGCACTACGCGCTGCGCGCCGCCGCCGCCCACGACTATCGCAGCTTCTTTCGCGAGGAGATCGCCTTTCGGAGTGAGGCGCACTATCCGCCCTTCGCGCAGCTCGTGCGCTTTGTCACCAG is part of the Herpetosiphonaceae bacterium genome and harbors:
- the priA gene encoding primosomal protein N'; its protein translation is EPSYKHEEGVRYHARDVALELAALTQSVVVLGSATPSIESYQRARDGAYTLLELPERVARKAGSFVAQAIPLPPVQIVDMRVELQQGNRSIFSRSLRRALAQVLAQRQQALLFLNRRGTAAFVMCRDCGYVVGCPRCSGPLTVHRVGDDAQPGATDGFDLLRCHTCGHRELAPGVCPQCWSARIRHFGVGTQRVVVEVETLFPEARVLRWDRDVTGRKGAHDRLLQMFLNHEADVVVGTQMIAKGLDLPLVTLVGVVSADTGLHMPDFRAGERAFQLMAQVAGRAGRRDLGGQVIIQSYTPEHYALRAAAAHDYRSFFREEIAFRSEAHYPPFAQLVRFVTSGTNATSVQAAAEELAERIHAAIERLSLVDTAVIGPAPAFMERVRGRFRWHVLVRAPDVHPILDELGTLPGWIVDIDPGSML